From a single Silene latifolia isolate original U9 population chromosome 6, ASM4854445v1, whole genome shotgun sequence genomic region:
- the LOC141588067 gene encoding uncharacterized protein LOC141588067: MLKAKEKKKESDTPSESEEEDEQPKRKSKNKNDDDRGLKLDIPDFDGEMDPEKFLDWVRQAERVFEYKEYDDKKQFKVAILKLTKYASLWYENLKKQRRKEGKDKIESWIKLKKHLMRRFLPRDYEQDNYLKLQSLEQGSMSVTDYIKEFEKMSIVCDLEEKEELRVARFIKGLTPAIATKVEIQNYDGFSDVCRLALKFEKHDKARKPYAYSKGQSSGTNSYSRPAPSKAKEIPKEEPKDKGKGVAEPKGGSLRRCFKCQGYGHIANECPQKRALMTQELCDMIPVFVTRGRRNSSREC; this comes from the coding sequence ATGTTGAAggctaaagagaagaaaaaagaatCGGACACCCCATCCGAATCTGAAGAAGAGGACGAGCAGccaaagaggaagtcaaaaaataagaacgatgatgatcgGGGTTTAAAACTCGATATTCCAGACTTTGATGGCGAGATGGATCCGGAAAAATTTCTGGATTGGGTAAGACAAGCTGAGAGGGTTTTCGAATATAAAGAATACGATGACaagaagcaatttaaagttgcaatcttaaAGCTTACAAAGTATGCATCTTTATGGTACGAAAATCTGAAAAAACAGAGGAGAAAGGAAGGCAAAGACAAGATCGAATCTTGGATCAAATTAAAGAAGCACTTGATGAGGCGATTCCTGCCAAGGGATTATGAGCAAGATAACTACTTAAAGCTCCAATCTTTAGAGCAAGGAAGCATGTCCGTGACTGATTACATCAAAGAATTCGAAAAGATGTCAATCGTGTGCGATCTTGAGGAGAAAGAAGAGCTAAGAGTGGCGAGATTCATCAAGGGCCTAACACCCGCGATTGCAACAAAGGTAGAAATCCAGAATTATGACGGGTTTAGTGATGTTTGCAGATTGGCgttaaaatttgaaaaacatGATAAGGCACGTAAACCTTATGCTTATTCCAAGGGACAAAGTTCGGGAACCAACTCATATTCCAGGCCAGCTCCTAGCAAGGCTAAAGAAATCCCGAAAGAAGAACCCAAGGACAAAGGAAAGGGTGTTGCCGAGCCAAAGGGGGGTTCTTTGAGGCGTTGCTTCAAGTGTCAAGGCTATGGGCATATAGCAAACGAATGTCCTCAGAAACGAGCCCTAATGACTCAAGAATTATGTGATATGATCCCCGTATTTGTCACGCGCGGAAGAAGAAACAGTTCAAGGGAATGTTGA
- the LOC141588068 gene encoding uncharacterized protein LOC141588068, whose translation MNACHITLGRPWQFDRKVEHDGRANVYSVMKGNVRYNLKPMSPNKIKESKTKKGSMFMEAREVEEALARGERTYVSLVRELGSVGVCDDREVQELLEEFRDVFPDELPDGLPPLRGIEHQIDLIPGAALPNKPAYRCNPEEAKEF comes from the coding sequence ATGAATGCATGCCACATTACGTTGGGTAGGCCTTGGCAATTCGATAGAAAGGTTGAACATGACGGGAGAGCTAATGTGTATAGCGTGATGAAGGGTAATGTGAGATATAATCTGAAACCTATGTCACCTAATAAGATTAAAGAGTCCAAAACAAAGAAGGGGAGTATGTTTATGGAGGCTCGGGAGGTTGAGGAAGCTTTAGCTCGTGGAGAACGAACTTATGTTTCTTTGGTTCGTGAATTGGGGTCCGTTGGTGTGTGTGATGACCGTGAGGTACAGGAGTTGTTAGAAGAGTTCCGGGATGTGTTTCCGGATGAATTACCGGATGGGTTACCTCCTTTACGTGGTATTGAACACCAAATAGATCTGATTCCAGGGGCGGCATTGCCTAATAAGCCGGCCTATCGCTGTAATCCAGAGGAAGCAAAGGAGTTCTGA